In Deltaproteobacteria bacterium, the genomic stretch TTCCACCACGGGATGCGGGCCGCGCCCGCGGCCAGCCCGACCACCATGTGGGGTGCGACGGGCAGCACCCGCAGCAGTGCCACCGCGAACACGCCGCGTCGTGCCACGCGACGCAGGGTCGCGCGCACGCGCGGACCAGCCAGGGTGTCGATCCACGCGCGGGCGCCGAGTCGGCCCAGGCCGTGGTAGAGGGCCGCGCCGGTGAAGGCGCCGAGCAGGCCGTAGCCGAGCCCCAGCCACGGGCCGAAGGCCGCACCGCAGCTCGCGATGAGCAGCGTCACGGGCACGAGCACGATCCCGCCGATCACGAACACCGCGATCACGGCCATCGCGGCGAGCCACGGGTGGCCCTGCCCGGCCGCCAACGCCTCGGTGAAGAGCGCGTCGTCGAGCACGCCGGTGACCCGCAGCACCACCAGCACCGCCACGCACAACGCCCACCATCCCGCGGCAGCGAGCTTCCATCGCCGCGAGCGCGCGGCGGCGACCGACGGCTGCGTCAGCCAGCGTCCGATCTGCTGCGAGCCCAGCGGCCGATCGGGATCGATGAGCTCGGCGGGCGGTAGCAGCACCTCGGCCAGCGGCGAGGGCTGTGGTCGATAGGGGCGCAGCGCCCGATCACCGTGGGCGAGCTCGCGGATCGTCGCGCGCAGCCCGGTCTGCGCCGTGGCCTCGGCGACGTGTGCCTCGTGGCAGTCGAGGTGCTCGGCCATCAGACGCACCCGCAGGGCCGCGATCGCAGCGCGAACGTCCTCGCGATCGCCCGCCTCGATCACCAGGTCGCACTCGCTGTCGAGCCCCATCGACCGGTTGGTGAGGTTGGCGGAGCCGATGCGGACGAAGGCATCGTCGATGATGCATACCTTGCCGTGGAGGTTGAGCGAGATCGGCTCGCTGGCCGCCTCCGCCGGCGGCAGCCAGGGCGACACGATGCTCAGACGATCGTGATCGTCGGCCTGGCGCGTGGCCGCGATCGCACGCTCACGCAGGACGCCGACCGTGATGTCCTCCATCCAGCCGCTGCTGTCCTGGGGCAGGACGACCGCGATCTCGGGCCCTTGCGCGGCGCGCAGCGAGGCCTGCAGCGCCCGCGAGACCGCCTCGCTGGTGAGGTAGGGGTTCTCGATGTAGATGAGCGACCGCGCGGCGGCGACGCTGTCGTGCCACAGCTGCTCGACCTCGCGAACGGGCGCGCCGTCGTCGATTGGACCGCGCGTGCGCGCGATGCCGACCTCGACGTCGCGCACGTCGACGCGCAGCAAGGGCGGCCAGCAGTCCGTATGCTGGGCCGGCGGCGGCAGGGCACGCCCACCGCCGTCCGCCCACCGCTGCCGCACCAGCTCGCCCAGCGCTGCCGCGGCCGCGCCATCCACTGCCATCTGCACGTCGTGGTGGGGCCGATAGCACTTGCCGGTCAGGTCGACCCGCCGGGGATCGCAGGGGTCGTGCGCCGGGGTATCCCAGCGGACGTCGCACAGGTCGAGGCCGCCGCAGAACGCGACGCTGTCGTCGATGACGACCAGCTTCTCGTGGTGTGCTCCGCCGGCGGCGTGGTGGGCATCGAGGCGGTAGTGCACGCGCTGCGGGGTGCCCCAGGCGAAGCGCAGCCGCGACAGCACGCCGCGCTCGAAGACGTAGATCGGCGAGAAGTCCCAGCCCAGCACCCACGCCCGCAGTCCTGGCTTGGCGCGCACGCAGGCACTGAGCGCGTCGGCGAGGCTGACATCCTGCTGCTCGTGCCGCATGCGCACCCGCGCGTCGATGTCCCAGCCCACGATGATGATGTCGTGCTCGGCCCGGTCGAATGCCTCGAGCACCGCCGCATAGTAGGCGGCCGCGTCGACCACGAACGCCACACGATCGGCTTTCGCGATGCGCCAGCAATTCCGCCCGGGCTGCAGGATCCGAGCGCCCGCCGGCGCCGATGTCGATGCCTCCACCAACGGTGCCACGGCACGCGTGCGCGCACTCGAGTTCGCTCCGACCATGTCCGGCTCCGTCCCGTCGTCGACCCGCGCGTGCGCGTCGCGGGGGCAGCCTTAGCAAGCGCGATGCCGTGGCACGCAGCGAGCGCTGCGGCGTGCAGCGACCCCGACTCGGGGTGTGCTCGCCCGACGCGACGTGGCGCCAGCGCACGGTGCAACCAGGTGGACGCGGCGCGACCGGGTCGACGCGGTGCGACCGGGTCGACGCGGCGCGACCGGGTGTACGCGGTGCGACCGGGTCGACGCGTCAGGGCGCCGCGTCGGCCGTGGGGCCCTCGGCCGCAGCGGCGCGCGCGTCCAGGTGCGCCGACAACAGCTCGCGCAGGTGTGGCGCGTCGAGCTGCGCCGCGGCCTCGAGGATGGTGCCGCGCTCGTCGACCAGCACCGCGTAGGGCAGCGTGCCGGTCTCGAACACCTCGTACAGCCGATCGCGGGCTTCGCCGGCGAACGCGTGGGTCCACGGCATCGGCCAGGTCTCGCGGAAGCGGATCACGTCGTCGGCCCGCTCGTCCATCGAGATGCTGACGATCTCGAAGCCGGGACGCCCCGGCGCGGGCGGCCCACCGAAGCGTTCGTGCAGCGCGTGGAGCTCGGGCATGGCCTCGACGCACGGCCCGCACCACGTCGCCCACAGCTCGATGAGCACCACCTTGCCGCCGAGATCCTGGTTGCTCACGGGTGCGGCGGCATCGACGAGGCCGGGCGCCGCGAACGCGGGCAGCTGGCCGCCGCGCTCGACCTTGCGATCGGGTCGCCATGCGGCACCGACCTCGAGCAGGCCGAGCTCGGCGTAGCGCGGCTGCTGCAGCTGCGCCCACACCCGTCGTCGCCCCGCCATGTCGCCGCGATCGGCCGCCTGCGCCAGCTGCTCGATCAGCAGCATGCCGGTGGCCTCCGCCGGCAGCTGCTCCCCGAGCACGCGTTCGACCCGCGCCACGAGTTCGGCCCGGCCGCTGGCCTGCGCCGCGCTCACGAGGCCTCGCGGCGCCAGGCCCCACAGCGTGTCTCCGAACGCGCTGCGCTCGACCGCCTCGATCGCCAGCGCCTGCTCGCCCGCCGAGAGCGCCGAGAACTCGCGCGCATCGAGCTCGAGCGCCATCGCGGTGGCGGCCCGACGCAGCTGCGGCAGCTCGCCCGCGGCGGCCACCCGCCACAGCGCGGTGGCATCGCTGGCATCCGAGCTCGCGCGCGGTGGCCAGTGCTCACCGAGCGCGGCCACGCGCGCCGCGAGTGCCTGCGGATCTGCAAAGTGCAGCTGCGACTCGACCCCCTTCGGGGCGAGCGCGAGATCGACGTCGAGCACCAGCTTGCCGCGCACGACCGGCATCACCGAGAGGTAGTCGCCGCCGCCGTCGTACTCGAAACGATCCGTCCCCGGCACGTTCATCGCCCGACCCTCGCCGGCGAAACCCGTCAGCTGCACGCGCAGCGGCGCGACGCCACCGGCGATCTCGACCCGCGCGTGGCCGTCGGTGCCACGCACGAGCGGGAGCTGCTGGGGCGGTGACGACGCGGGCGAGCCCGACCACACCAACGCGCGCAGGGTGTCGTCGGGTCCGGCGGGCGCGTACGTGCCGAGCCGGACCTCGAGCTCGAGCGTGCTGCCATCGAGCCACACCGGCACGCGCAGCTGGGCATGATCGACGCCGGTGAACTCGAGCAGCGCGAAGCCGGTGCGACGCGTCGACAGGCGAAAGCGACCGCCGCGACCGGCCGCGACGGTGTCGGCGGCCGCGGTCGCCGGGTCGATCACACGCACGTGGGCCATCGGCAACACGCGACCGTCGGCGCCATGCAACGTGCCGACGATGCGAGTGCGGGCGTGCGCGTCGGCGGGTGCCACCGTTGCACCTCCGCGCTCGCAGCCCGCGGTCGCGGCCAGCGCTCCGAGCAGCGAGAGCCCCAGCATCAGTCCCCGGGCGTAGCGCCCCGCGACGTGGCCTGTGTCGTCGTCGATCGATCGGTCCATGCCTTCGCCATGTTCGACGCCGGCGGTCGTCGGGTTCCCGGGCCCCGCACGGGGCCCTACGGCCGGCCCGGCGGTGATCGCGGCAGGCGATCGCGACGCAACGCGACCAGCAGCGATCCGGTCTGCAGGACCAGCACCAGCGTGAACGGGATCGCGCCCACGATCGCGACCGCCTTCACCACGTCGACGCGTCCGCTCAGCACCGGGCCGGCGCCGAGCAGACCCAACACGACGCCCCACGCCAGCTTCCGTCGCGGGCTGGGGTCGGCAGCGCCGCCGCTGGTGATCACGCCGAGCACGTACGCCGCCGAGTCGACGCTCGTGACCAGGAAGAGGAACACCAGCACCACCGCGAGCGCCGAGAGCACCGACGCGAAGGGCATGCGCGCGAGGGTCTCGAACAGCGCCGTGGGTGGATCGGCGACCGCGACGCGAGCGATCGCACCGTCGCCGTCGAGCGCGGCAGCGGTGCCGCCGAGCACCGCGAACCACAGCATCGAGAACACCGTCGGCACCAGCAGCACGGCCACGATGAACTCGCGGAACGTGCGACCACGGCTGATGCGCGCCACGAAGACGCCCACGAACGGCGCCCACGCGATCCACCACACGAGATACGCGATCGTCCAGTCGTGCATCCAATCGCGGGCCTGCGACCATGGGCCCGACATCGTGGACATCGGCAGCAGCAGCCGCGGATAGTCGAGCAGCGAGGTCGCGAACGCCTGCAATCGCAGCGCCGTGTCGCCCCACAGCAGTAGCAGCAGCATGAAGCCCACCGCCAGCACGACGTTGAGTGCCGAGAGCCACTTGATGCCGCGATCGAGCTTGGTCACCGCCGATGCCGTGTAGGCCGTGACCAGCAGCACCAGGATCGCCACGGTGAGCAGCGGCGTGTCGTCGACCACGCCGAACGCACGCGACAAGCCGCTGCGGATCTGCAGCACGCCCATGCCGACCGAGCCCGCGACGCCGAACGCGATCGCGAGCACACCGATCAAGTCGGCCACGGCCGCGAGTGGTCGCCCCCAACGCCGCGACATCACCTCGCGCATGGGCGCGCCCGGCAGGTAGTCGGTCCCCCGGCAGAAGTGGAAGTACCCCAGCACCAGCGCGGCGACCCCGTAGATCGCCCACGCGTGCAGGCCCCAGTGCATGTCGGCGATCGCCAGCGCCTGGCGCCGAGCCTGCGCGACGCCATCGATCGCCAGCGGCGGCTGGGCACCGTGGATCAGCGGCTCCGCGACGCCCCAGAACATCAGACCGCTGCCCATGCCGGCCGCGAACAACATCGAGATCCACGCGAAGCTCGAGAACTCCGGCTGCGCCGTGGGACCGCCGAGTCGGCGGCGTGCATGGCGACCGAACGCAAACCACGCCGACAGCACCACGAGCGCGAGGGTGATCGCGAGGAACACCACGTCGAGCGCATCGATCACGCCCACGACCGCGCCGACGACGAACTCGGACAGCAGATCGGGCGTGACGACGCCGAGCACCGCCACCGCCGCGCATGCCAGGAGCGCCGGCACGAAGCTGCGATCCCGGGCCTTGGGGGCCACCTCCACCTGCGGGCCAGCATCGCAGTGCCGCCCACAGCACACAACCCAAAGCTGCGCCGGCGCGCGTCTTGGGCGAAGATGCCGGCGGTGAGGTCGCGTGCGCCCGCTTGGTTGTCGTCGCAACCCATCGCCCACCGCGGCCTCCACGATGGCGAGCGCGCCGAGAATTCGTTGGCCGCGTTCGAGGCCGCGGTCGAGCACGGCTACGCGATCGAACTCGACGTGCACCACACCCGTGCGGGCGAGCTGTTGGTGTTCCACGACGACGACCTCGCGCGCATGACCGGCGAGGCCGGCCCGGTCGACGCGCTCGAACGCGGCGCGAGTGCCGACCTCCGACTGCGCCCCGGCGGCGAGGCCGTCCCGACGCTGGCGCAGGCGCTCGCGCACGTGCGTGGGCGCGCGCCGATCGTGCTCGATCTGAAGTCCAAGCGACGCCCGGGCGCGCTCGAGCGGGCGGTCGCCGCGACCATCGCAGGCTACCGCGGCGCGCTCGCACTGCAGTCGTACCAGCCGTTCGCGCTCGCGGAGCTGCGACGGCTCGCACCGGAGCGCACGCGCGGCCTGTTGGTGTCGGATTTCCGTGACGCCCAGCTCGCACCGCACGAGCGCTTCGCGCTGGCGAACGCGTTGCTGAGCCCGCTGGCACGGCCGCACTACGTCGCGTGGGAGCTGCGCTGCCTGCCGTCGCTCCCCGCGGGCGTGCTGCGGCGACTGGGCCTACCGCTGATCGCGTGGACCATCGCCGACCCGGCTGCCCTGGCGCGCGCACACGCGGTTGCGGACAACGTCATCTTCGAGGGCGTGCGGCCCTGACGCGCCGCCACGCGAGCCCTGCACTACCCGCCGCCGTGCGCCTCCAGCCACGCCTGTGCGGCTTCGGCCTCGTCGCGTGAGGACAGCGCGCCCTGCCCCACCGCGGACACGAACGACTGATGCGCCGCGCGCATCAACGCGAGCGAGCGGGGGTTGTCGCCGTCGCGCTGCCACAGCAGCTGGGCCAGCTCCGATGCCACCAGACCGCGTCGGTCGGCCCGATCCTCGTGACGCTCGAGCAGCTGCAACGCCCGCTCGAGCGCAGCGATCGCGCCGTCGAGATCGCCGGTCGCGACCGCGGTCCTCGCGAGCCCCAGCAAGCCCGGCACGAGCTGCGGATGCTCGCGCCCGACCGCACGCTCGGTACCTGCGATGACCCGCTCGAACATCGCCCGCGCCTCGAGATTGCGATCGGCGAACATCAGCGTGGCCGCGAGGTTGTTGAGCATGCCCAGCACCTCCAGGTGATCGGGCCCGAGCGCGCGCTCGGCCTGTTCGACGGCGCGGCCGAGGTGGTCGATCGCGTCGTCGAGGCGGTTGCCGCTGGCCTCGGCCATGCCGAGCTCGGCGAGGTGGGCGGCGATGCGGACATCGTCGGGGTCGTAGCGCTGCTCGGCCTGCTCGACGACGTCGCGCAGCAGCGCGATGCCCTCGGCGTCGCGCTCGACCAGTCCGAGATCGGTCGCGAGTGCGCCCTTGGCCGCGAGCACGTCGGGGTGCGCGGGGCCCAGCGCCGCCTCGAGCACCGCGAGCGCCTCGGTGCGGGCGGCGACCGCCTCGTTCGCGCGGCCGAGCGCAGCGAGCTGCGTCGCGACGCTGTTGAGCTGCCGGCCGTAGTCGGGATGATGGGTGCCGAAGCGATTGGCGGTCTGCTCGACGTTGGTCCGCAGCAGCGCGAGCGCGCCCACGAGATCGCCGCTGCGCCCCTTCGCCAGCGCAACGCCTTGGCGCGCATGCAGCTCGGCGGGCAGATCGCGGGGCTCGAGCGCGCTCGCGAGCTCGAGGGCGTGGATGTAGCCGCGCTCGGCCGCCGGGTAGTCGCCGCGCTCGAGCGCGGCACGGCCATCGACCACCGACAGGCGCGCGCGCAGACGTGGATCGGACACCCGGGCCAGCGCGGCCGCGGCATGATCACGCCACAGCTCGCACTCGGCCAGCCGCGCGCGGCGGCACGACGCCACCGCCAGCTCGGTCGCCGCGCGGGCGACGGTCTCGTCGTGCCCGGCCGCGAGCGCGTGGGTGAACGCGTCGTGCAGGATCCGCTCGGACTCACGCTCGCGGCCCTGGGCCCACAACGCCAGCGCGAGCTCGAGCTCGGCCTGGGCGAGCACCGCGTCGTCGCCCTGCGCGGTCGCGGCCGCGATCGCGCGCTCGGCCGCGAGCTGGGCGTCGACGTGGCGACCGAGCTCCCGCAGCAGCTGCGACGCAGCCAGATCACCGCGCACGGACTCGTCGGCGAGCATCACCGCCGCAGGCGCATCGGCGCGCAGACATGCCGCCGGTGCACCGAGCGCTTCGACGGCCTCGCTGCCGCGTGCGAGCGACTCCACGTCGGCCTCGCGGAGCACGTCGACGATGGCGCGCACGCCATCGAGCTGCCGCAGCAGGCACACCGCCGCGCCGGGGTTGGCATCGGCGGCACAGTAGTCGCGCTGCGCGTCTCGCCACTGCGATACGAACGCATCGAGATCGCGCTCGACGCGGCCGCCAGCCTCGAGCGCGAAGCTGGCGTGGCTGGCCGCGATCGCCTCGTGCAGCTCGGCGTGCGCCTGCGGGCCCCACAGCGCGTCGACCTGGCGCTCGACCTCTTCGCACCAACCTCCAGCGAGCGCCGAGCGGCGATCGCCGACGCCGAGCGCGATCACGGCCGCGACTGCGCTCGCGGCCGCCAGCCCCAGCCAACGTCGACCACCGCCGCGCACGGCCAACGCCTGCTCGAGCTCGGCCAGCCCCGGGCCGTCGCGATCGTCGCGACCGCGGCGCAGCAGCGCCAGCAGGCGCAGGCCCACGGCAGCTCGCGTGCCCGGCCGCTCCTCGTCGAGCACCCGCAGCGCGAGCTCGCAGAACCGCTGCCGATCCGCAATCGCGTTCGCACCCTCGCTGACGCGCAGCAGGCCGGTCAGCCGCGGCGCACCGCCCTGCGCCACGCAGACCGCATCGGCGTCGACGCTGCCGTGGGCGACGCCCGCGGCATGGATGGCACCGAGCCCGGCGGCGATCGCCTGCAGCAGCGCGCGCCGCCGCGGCACCGACGGCTGGGTCGCGAGCCACTGCAGCAGCGGCTCGCCGACCACGCGCTCGGTCACCACGTGCGCGACGCCGTGCTCGACGACCACGTCGTGGACCCGCGCGACGACCGGATGCACCACCGTCGCGAGCGCGCGGGCACGATGCCGCAACGCCGCCAACCGAGCCGGGTCGACGGCATCCGAGCGCTCGAGCACGACCTCGCGACCGAGCTCTGGATCGAACGCGATGGTCTGATCGACGTCCGAGGCGAGCCCGACGTAGCGGCCCACGCCGGCGTCGGAGTCCGTCATCGTTGCCGCGTGGCGCCGGCGTCAGCCCGCCGGCGTCGGGATCGTGCCGGCGTTCTTGAGCGCGAAGCCGGTCATGTCGCTGTACGTGTACGGCAGCGTCAGACCGCTGAAGGTCTGCACCATGTGCGAGGTGGGATCGGCCTTGTACGCGTACGGCTCCTGCAACGTCACGCCCCACACATAGCCGTCGAAGTCGACGCTCACGCCGTGGGCGTAGCTGGGGATGTCGATGGTGTCGACCACCGCGAGCGTGGTGGTGTCGACCGCGACCAGCGGATCGGAGGCGAGCCAGATCTTGCCGGCGCCGTCACCCATGCAGCCACCGCTGCCACCGACACCCATGGCGGTCTGCCAGGTCTGACTCTCGGGATCGAAGCGCGCGACGTCGAACGAGCACGCCCACACGAAGCCGTCGGAGTCCACCGTCATGCCGTAGCTGCTGATCGGCACCGGCCACACCTGGTGATCGAAGGTCAGCTTGTCGACGCGGGTGAGCAGGATGCCGCCCAGCATGGTGCCCCAGAAGTTGCCCTCGCCATCGACCGCACCGCCGTAGATGCCGTAGCCGTCGAAGGTCATCTCGCCGATGTGGGCCATGCCCAGCTGCGTGCCGGTGTCGCCATCGTGCAGGTAGACGTCGATGCCCGCGGCGCTCGAGCCGGTCGCGGTCCACACGTCTTCGTTGTCGTAGGCGCAGGTCTGGGCGTTCCACGTGCCGGGCGCCCACGCGACCGGACGCTGCGACTCGGTCTGGTAGGGCACGTGCCACAGCACGCACTCGTCCTGGCCCCACGGCAGGTAGGCCGCGCCGTTGGCGGTCGTGATCATGCCGTCGCCATTGACGTCGACACAACGCTCCGCGGTGGCCGCGACCTTGGTCAGGCCACCGGCACGGTTGGCGATCGCGACATCACCCGAGAGGTTCACCGAGGTGCGCGAGGGATTCCCCGCCTGATCAGGGCGCACGACGTAGCGGCCTTCCTCCACCATCGTGCGGGTGTTGATCTTCGACATCGTGCCTTCGCCGCTGTTGGCGATCCAGATGTACGAGAAGTCGAGATCGCCGTCGCCCCCGGTTCCGCCACCGCCGCCGCCGTGACTGTCGCCACCGCAGCCCTCGAGTCCGAGATCGCCGATGGCCTGCGCATCGAGCTTGACGTCGTCGTCGCCGCCGTCACCGTCGACGTTGCCGCTCGCGCTGTCGGTACCGGTCGCACTCAAGGTGCCGATGCCGTCGCCCGCGGAGTTGCTCGCCGAACCACCCTGGCCGCCGCGAGCATCGTCACCGCAGGCTGCCATCGCCGCGATCG encodes the following:
- a CDS encoding BCCT family transporter, translated to MEVAPKARDRSFVPALLACAAVAVLGVVTPDLLSEFVVGAVVGVIDALDVVFLAITLALVVLSAWFAFGRHARRRLGGPTAQPEFSSFAWISMLFAAGMGSGLMFWGVAEPLIHGAQPPLAIDGVAQARRQALAIADMHWGLHAWAIYGVAALVLGYFHFCRGTDYLPGAPMREVMSRRWGRPLAAVADLIGVLAIAFGVAGSVGMGVLQIRSGLSRAFGVVDDTPLLTVAILVLLVTAYTASAVTKLDRGIKWLSALNVVLAVGFMLLLLLWGDTALRLQAFATSLLDYPRLLLPMSTMSGPWSQARDWMHDWTIAYLVWWIAWAPFVGVFVARISRGRTFREFIVAVLLVPTVFSMLWFAVLGGTAAALDGDGAIARVAVADPPTALFETLARMPFASVLSALAVVLVFLFLVTSVDSAAYVLGVITSGGAADPSPRRKLAWGVVLGLLGAGPVLSGRVDVVKAVAIVGAIPFTLVLVLQTGSLLVALRRDRLPRSPPGRP
- a CDS encoding glycerophosphodiester phosphodiesterase, encoding MRSRAPAWLSSQPIAHRGLHDGERAENSLAAFEAAVEHGYAIELDVHHTRAGELLVFHDDDLARMTGEAGPVDALERGASADLRLRPGGEAVPTLAQALAHVRGRAPIVLDLKSKRRPGALERAVAATIAGYRGALALQSYQPFALAELRRLAPERTRGLLVSDFRDAQLAPHERFALANALLSPLARPHYVAWELRCLPSLPAGVLRRLGLPLIAWTIADPAALARAHAVADNVIFEGVRP
- a CDS encoding TlpA family protein disulfide reductase, giving the protein MDRSIDDDTGHVAGRYARGLMLGLSLLGALAATAGCERGGATVAPADAHARTRIVGTLHGADGRVLPMAHVRVIDPATAAADTVAAGRGGRFRLSTRRTGFALLEFTGVDHAQLRVPVWLDGSTLELEVRLGTYAPAGPDDTLRALVWSGSPASSPPQQLPLVRGTDGHARVEIAGGVAPLRVQLTGFAGEGRAMNVPGTDRFEYDGGGDYLSVMPVVRGKLVLDVDLALAPKGVESQLHFADPQALAARVAALGEHWPPRASSDASDATALWRVAAAGELPQLRRAATAMALELDAREFSALSAGEQALAIEAVERSAFGDTLWGLAPRGLVSAAQASGRAELVARVERVLGEQLPAEATGMLLIEQLAQAADRGDMAGRRRVWAQLQQPRYAELGLLEVGAAWRPDRKVERGGQLPAFAAPGLVDAAAPVSNQDLGGKVVLIELWATWCGPCVEAMPELHALHERFGGPPAPGRPGFEIVSISMDERADDVIRFRETWPMPWTHAFAGEARDRLYEVFETGTLPYAVLVDERGTILEAAAQLDAPHLRELLSAHLDARAAAAEGPTADAAP
- a CDS encoding tetratricopeptide repeat protein, whose amino-acid sequence is MTDSDAGVGRYVGLASDVDQTIAFDPELGREVVLERSDAVDPARLAALRHRARALATVVHPVVARVHDVVVEHGVAHVVTERVVGEPLLQWLATQPSVPRRRALLQAIAAGLGAIHAAGVAHGSVDADAVCVAQGGAPRLTGLLRVSEGANAIADRQRFCELALRVLDEERPGTRAAVGLRLLALLRRGRDDRDGPGLAELEQALAVRGGGRRWLGLAAASAVAAVIALGVGDRRSALAGGWCEEVERQVDALWGPQAHAELHEAIAASHASFALEAGGRVERDLDAFVSQWRDAQRDYCAADANPGAAVCLLRQLDGVRAIVDVLREADVESLARGSEAVEALGAPAACLRADAPAAVMLADESVRGDLAASQLLRELGRHVDAQLAAERAIAAATAQGDDAVLAQAELELALALWAQGRERESERILHDAFTHALAAGHDETVARAATELAVASCRRARLAECELWRDHAAAALARVSDPRLRARLSVVDGRAALERGDYPAAERGYIHALELASALEPRDLPAELHARQGVALAKGRSGDLVGALALLRTNVEQTANRFGTHHPDYGRQLNSVATQLAALGRANEAVAARTEALAVLEAALGPAHPDVLAAKGALATDLGLVERDAEGIALLRDVVEQAEQRYDPDDVRIAAHLAELGMAEASGNRLDDAIDHLGRAVEQAERALGPDHLEVLGMLNNLAATLMFADRNLEARAMFERVIAGTERAVGREHPQLVPGLLGLARTAVATGDLDGAIAALERALQLLERHEDRADRRGLVASELAQLLWQRDGDNPRSLALMRAAHQSFVSAVGQGALSSRDEAEAAQAWLEAHGGG
- a CDS encoding VTT domain-containing protein; its protein translation is MVDAAAYYAAVLEAFDRAEHDIIIVGWDIDARVRMRHEQQDVSLADALSACVRAKPGLRAWVLGWDFSPIYVFERGVLSRLRFAWGTPQRVHYRLDAHHAAGGAHHEKLVVIDDSVAFCGGLDLCDVRWDTPAHDPCDPRRVDLTGKCYRPHHDVQMAVDGAAAAALGELVRQRWADGGGRALPPPAQHTDCWPPLLRVDVRDVEVGIARTRGPIDDGAPVREVEQLWHDSVAAARSLIYIENPYLTSEAVSRALQASLRAAQGPEIAVVLPQDSSGWMEDITVGVLRERAIAATRQADDHDRLSIVSPWLPPAEAASEPISLNLHGKVCIIDDAFVRIGSANLTNRSMGLDSECDLVIEAGDREDVRAAIAALRVRLMAEHLDCHEAHVAEATAQTGLRATIRELAHGDRALRPYRPQPSPLAEVLLPPAELIDPDRPLGSQQIGRWLTQPSVAAARSRRWKLAAAGWWALCVAVLVVLRVTGVLDDALFTEALAAGQGHPWLAAMAVIAVFVIGGIVLVPVTLLIASCGAAFGPWLGLGYGLLGAFTGAALYHGLGRLGARAWIDTLAGPRVRATLRRVARRGVFAVALLRVLPVAPHMVVGLAAGAARIPWWKYMLATMLVMTPGAFVLTVLGHRLRGGATDGWALTAVAVGLAALVVVVTWAVKRWAARGGGVVARPERTT